From the Paenibacillus sp. R14(2021) genome, the window TTTACATGAGCTATATTCACACCGGCCAAGCCTCCAGCCGATAGGCCATATCCCAGAACATGTATTCCAGCTTGGAAGCGACCATGAAGCGTTCCTCCAGCTGCGCAAGCTCTCGTTCAGGCAGCCCTTCCGCGAGTCGATCCATTAGAGCAATGCACCAATCGGTAAGCGCGCCGAACTCCTCGGAGCTATACATCAAGATCCATTCTCGGTACAGCGGATGGTCCAATGCGCCAGGAATCTTCATGTAAGCAACCCCGATCTCCCGATAGCTCCACATGCACGGAAGCAGGACGGCCACCACGTCGGACAGCGCTCCCTGCGCAGCGGTATCTAGCAAATACTTGGTATACGCGACGGTGGTCGGTGAAGGGAACGTTTGCTCCAGTTCATCGCGCGCGATGCCGAAGCGGGCCGCATATTGCCGGTGAAGCTCCATTTCAACGTTCAGCGTGGAATGAAGCAGCTCGGCGAATTTGGATATTGTTTCCAAGTCTCTGGCCTTCAGGCTGCCCATGGCGAATACCTTGGCATAATCGATCAGATAGACATAGTCCTGCTTGAGATAATAGATGAAGCGTACGGTATCCAGCGTCC encodes:
- the tenA gene encoding thiaminase II, with product MSRFSERLYRSVKEIWAKSHDHPFLTELRDGTLDTVRFIYYLKQDYVYLIDYAKVFAMGSLKARDLETISKFAELLHSTLNVEMELHRQYAARFGIARDELEQTFPSPTTVAYTKYLLDTAAQGALSDVVAVLLPCMWSYREIGVAYMKIPGALDHPLYREWILMYSSEEFGALTDWCIALMDRLAEGLPERELAQLEERFMVASKLEYMFWDMAYRLEAWPV